DNA from Centroberyx gerrardi isolate f3 chromosome 20, fCenGer3.hap1.cur.20231027, whole genome shotgun sequence:
tatataatgccAACtggtgtgtgggtgagtgagtatgtgtgaAGCACCGCCCACTCCAAACACACCAATCCTCAGCACAAACAGAGGTTACATACTGTTAATAAGGATGTCTATGCGACCCAGCTCTTTCAGCGTctcctccacagcagcagcGATGGTTTCAGGCTgcctcacatccacacacacagggagacagcGGCGTCCTGACGCAGCGGACAGCTTTGTAGCTGCCTGGGGAGGCGCACAATCATACTGTGTGAGACCAATAGCCTTGACCTTTATAAATCTTTTAGGATTGCTGAAATTATGTAAAGGGGAATAACCTCTCTGAGTTTGTCCATGTTCCTGCTGGCAATCACTGCGTCACAGCCATGcctggaagaaaagaaagacagagatatagcAATTTGGACAGAAAAGGTGGAGGATTAAGATCTGAAATATGCTCCTTCATGTGGAAAagaagagtaactaaaccccaaaaccACTTTTTTCAGCTGAAATCTGATGTATTTGGGTATTTAGTAGTGTTGTCGAGCAGTTGAAAAGGCAGTGTATTAACTGTATAGATGTATGGGACAGATAGGATGACAAAGGGAGTAATTTAAGGTGAAGCAGGTAGGACACTGTGAGGGCCAGTAGGAAGGGAATGAGAGGTCAGAGGTGCCATCATCAATAAAATTACATTGAGTGCTAGGTAATtatagagaaagaaaagatggcTTCTTAAGAGGTAAAAGGTCACAGGCACAGCACAAAGTGAGAGATGACAATATAAGGGAAACGTTGGCATGATAGACAGTCAGGAGATCAATAGGGCTGATTAAAAGGTGTGATCTTGAATTTGATAAAAGACACTAGGCTACTTCTGCCACATGGGTAAATTCAGTCAAGTCCTTCAACTCTGTTACACAAGCAAAGACGTGATAGAAGAAAGCCTGACTGGCAGATAACACAACTAGAAGGTGTAAAGTACACTCACTaactcatttgcattttactgTTAAAGAAAATTAGTAACGACAAAATGCTGACGGAGTAATGGTTCTACATCCACAGATAATTCACCTCATTTATTACGTTCTACAAGCTCCAAGATAATATCTGCACACATGAGCAGATACTGACAGTTTTCTGACATAAAGATACAGGCAAATACAGACAAACTGACCAAGAATATCTGCATCTTCATAGTCCTGCTAGATCTGGGCCTGTTAAGGAGAGACAAGCAGGCAGGTTTTCTTACCTCATTAAGACTTCAGCTATACGGAGTCCAATTCCAGATCCACCACCTGTGATAAAAGCAACTTGATCCCtgaaaaataaagtattttgcCTCAAATGTAACAAACATTTCAACATGTTGCCTCCTTGGTAGGCCTAATCGTGTCTAACAGCCAAACTACCAGATGGTTTTGTGGAGTGCAAAGGTGTAACACACATGGCAATGCATAATAAGACTACAAGTTCTGGTTTGTGAGCTTACTTTAGTAAATCTGgactgtagatgtgtgtgtaggAAGTCATGCAGTCATCTGTATCGACATCTTCGGGCAGCAACTCTCCCACTCTCTGCGGCTCTGCCATCCTGACGAATCTGACTGTAAGTGAAATAAATGCATTgatttaatgtaataaatgactCTGGTCTTTCTTGGGAATTAATTCTACTGCTGTCTATTGGCAACAGCGAGCCAGCAGCTTCATGGACTGGGTTGTGTGAAGTGCAAAAGTTATGTCACTCCGTTGTATTTACCTGTTGAAGCGTTGAAGGGAGAAGAGACTCTGCTTGGCGAAGTGTGCGGCTTGTAAACGAAGAACTGATCAAATTCCGACAGATAACTTTCACAGAGACTCGCCCATTAAGTGTTTCTTTCAATGAAAACAAGTTGTACCTTGGACCATCTTTTTTCGCCGTCCACTAGTGATGCATTATGGGCATTGTAGTCCGTGAGGGGTGCGTTCAAGAGCACAAATGCAACGCTGTCCAAACAACATCCTAGTTTGCGAACAGCTCATAATCTTTAACAATAGAAAGCATATAAACAGTAAAGTGTTACTCTTCTTTTCCCCCTCAATATCAAGCAGTGGCGttatacagaaaatactgtgtgTAGCTAAACTTTGGAGGTCAGGATTAATATGTATCACTATAGTGCAAACCAGGATGACAGATCAATTCATGATCTTCAAATTAGAAGTGCAGCCAGTGTCAGACAACAGCACGCTCCGCAGGGACTGTAATGGTAGATTCCCATAAAATCTCCAATAGTGTACATTTATATATATCCATAACAATATTGGCTTGTTTTTCTAAGCTGAGAGGAAGGAAAACCAGCGATCCTGTTGCTCATCTCAGCTTTTACTATGGCACCAGCATTGGTAAACCGACACTTGATTAAACGACCCAAGCGATAGAGTTTCGGGGGTCGATGCTAGTCGGTGTGCATTAGTAAGGAGAAAGGCCCTTATTGAACTGTATTTGGGGATTTACTGATGGAAAGCCCCATGAAATGGATCCCTCAAACACTTTTGGGATGCATCTTCTCCAAAGCACTTAGGCTGCATGTCTAGAGATAGTCTGGCCTaaaagatttttccattttgagaaaaatcagTAATCTAAAATGCACTTTTGAGTGAAACCTGACCAGTGTTTTTCAAGAGAGGTAAAACATGGGGGGTAATTGCACTATAATTCTACGCAAAAATAGCAAGTGCACACAAGTGATGCATACGAATGATTAGGCTCGTTATACAACATTACGCTGTAAAGTTTTATCAGATTTACTTCAGTTAGGCTGGCAAGGCTTCATGCTCCTCTGCTCCCATAACTGTATTTGAAAGCCTCACAGCCAGATGGCGCTGTCTGATTGGTTGTTAACAAACAGGCAGCGATTTCTGCTTGGATCTACAAAGCGAGGGGAGTACGACAAAATGAAGAGATGCAAGACAAAAACATTTGCACTCGTCTGAATGTGGTTAGTTTACTGATGACAGCATTGCACGGATGAAATCCTTCCCTTGCTcatcaatgtcctttttcaAAAATGGTTATGGTAAATGATGCCTGTAAAAGGATATGCATGATCATTGatttaaacaaaacaacatccaCATAGTCTTCATCATTGATTCTTTCCAGTGGTCTGTTCAACATTTCAGTCAATGTTAGGAACtatgagacagagacaaatcTTCTTGAGATGTAGATCATGAGACCTAATTAAAAACTACAGACTCTGCTCCTTAATTTCAATGCCAGCTTCCACCTGTTTATAACAAACAGAACATacaatttgagagaaataacatttttcaaTTGGTGAGATATAATGCATCCCCCCAGTTATTCAGTAAATAtaaattttactttattttgacaATCAAAGCAGTGAGACTTTGATCATGTAGTTGATTGTTTTAAAGATATTTCTTGCAAGCCATATCTTTTCCTTGTAAAGTCCAGAGAAAAGACTCTTGCTTGTCACACAGGTCGTTTTAAACACATTATCCTGATGCAGGAACTAAGGACAAGTACAAACGATTGCTATTACATAATGTCAGACAACCAGAATCACAGACTCAGACTGTTAACAGTTCCTGTGAGCTTTGCATCCCCATGACAGCTCAAGTCCTGAAGGTCCATCATTCACTGCTGGCCTGGACCTGCGGCTCCGTGACCCTGCCAGCTGGTGCTGGGCTTGGGCCCCGGctctgtccgtgtgtgtgtgctgggttcATCTGTGGTGTTTTGCTCTGGCCTTCTGGTGGTGGGTCAGGCTCGCCGGCCCGtcctcgctcctcctccagACCCACCAGCCTGCTGCTGACCTCCCACAGCCGGCGAGCCGCCTCCTCATCCAGGGCCTGGGGCGCCGGCTCCTTCTCTGTCATCACGTCATAGTAGCGTCCCGTCACCCCCTCCAGCTCCTCGGCCACGGCCAGGTAGACGCTGGGCTGGGCCCCCAGCTCCGGGCCCTTCACCAGCAGGGAGAAAAACGGACCTGCAGGGGGGATGGTGGAGGCCAGTGAACCGTTTAGTAGTGAAATGCTCATTGACACGACTGGAATAACGTTTGAACCTCATAACATTAGgttttaatgatttaatgaaTGTGGTTGGGGCAATATAGCATATCGTCGCTGTCGGgggaaaacctcataactccaattttggtgattttcatgtttttacttcatTTGAAGAATTACATTGTTCCTCTATGGGTTAAGAAAATTCTACAAGCCTTGGGTTTATTAAGCCTTTTCAATCAGTTTCAGTTTTCCTTCGTTCATAAAAagatgacattttggagataagaGGTTTTCACAACAGCGATATGATCATTGGTTATGGTTAATTAGTGCATACCCATAAGGCAGACAGAATCTAAGTGAGTTGATTGATTTCTCTGAATTCATTATCCAATGAAGAAGCAGGATACTCACTGAGAACTGAGCTTGAGAACTGGGATTGGTGGAGGCCGGTGTGCCTCCCGAGGTCCGTGGCAACAACGCCTGGGTGCACGGCATTCACTGTGACCCCTGTgcctattacacacacacacacacacacacacacacaagctacttCATTTAAAAGATATCTCCAACTCCTGAACACAAATAAGAACATAGGCTTtactccctcccacacacacccacatatacaAGAGCCACTAGACTTGCCTTGTAATCGCTTGGCTAGTTCTCTGGTGAACAGAACATTGGCAAGCTTGCTTTGGCAGTACGCCTGCTTAGTATcaaacttcttcttctcccaGTTCAGGTCATCAAAGTCGATCTTTCCAAGGATGTGGGCGAGCGAGGCCAGGTTGATAACTCTGCTGGGGGCGGAGTCTTTTAACTTCTCCAGCAGGAGGTTTGTCAACAAAAAGTGGCCTGGAAGAAGATAGAAACTTCCCAGAGTCAGGTGGCGATGATGTAAGGAAGAGTTCACTCAAATATGAAGATGATTTACAGCTAACTTTCTTTCAGAGAGCCTAGGAAAGTAGTCAGAACTGTGTCGTGTCTTTATTCAGTGTTAAAATGAACATAATTCACCAGTACAGCCTTTGTCAGCGTAGTCAAAACATGTTTATTGTGACAACtgaagaaagacacagacacagatgagCATTTTAACCAGTTTTTTGCCCTTTTGgacctcactctgtctgtctttgtttgtttttagagAACATACCTAGGTGGTTTACTCCAAACTGCATGTCGAAGCCGTCCTCCGTCCTCCACGCTGGACATCTCATCACCCCTGCATTATTTATCAGTATATCCACATGCTGCTCCTCTACAatgcaacaaagaaaacaaacataaatcatTAAGAAACTGTTTTTTGAGGGTGTTTTATTGCCATTATTCAACCGTACATGGGGTAGTGACATTGCATGCAACAGGTTTTCTTTGAGTTCACTTTTCTTCTACAGCGTTCCTCACCTTGTTTGACTCTCTCTGCAAACTGCTGGATGGATTTCACGGAGGCCAGGTCAAGGTGACATGCGTAAACATGGGGATTCAGCGTCTTCCCTCGGATTTCCTTAGCAGCAGCCTCGCACTTCTCCATGTCCCGACATCCCATAATGATCCGACCCCCTGTTGGCACGGGAATGACAAAAGAAGTGTGTCAGTGAGAACAAAGCGACCCCTAAAGGTTTTTTGGTTCAATGGCTATCATGAAAACATCTTTGCTAAAACATTCTCAGTGTCACTGCTATACTTTTGGCAAATATTATGTCTTTTTGCTCCGAAATCACACACCAATAACAAATCTGTCAGGTTTTCCAAGCCACATAACATTTTGTCCATACCTCTCTTTGCCAGTTCTCGGGCCGTCTCCTTCCCAATGCCTGTGTTGGCTCCTGTTATGACCACAGTCTTCCCTTTAATCGTAGCCTTACTAGGACACGGGCCTCCAGTGACATGGTTCCTGTGAGAACAATTAAAACCAAGTTCAGTGCAGTAGTACCCGAGTCCTGTCTCAGTTTCGAGGCCACTTTTCTGACATCTTGGATTTGTCTTTTGCCTACTTTGACTTGTCTTGCTCTCAGCTCCTATTGGGACTTTTCCCCCGTTTATCTAAAAAGACACgtttttctccacctggtcctcttttgtgtattttctccccagcagcACAAACAATTTAGGGGGTTACACCTGTGTATAGTATATAATGGTGCTCAACCCTTATTACATAGgattttgactaatcaatgcattaACTAGTTCAGTGTTGAAGGTTATAGTCCAGAGCTCCTGCAGAAATCTCTACATCTCTCTTGATCACTAACAAActccttaagcattatttttacattcgAAAAGCCACTGTTTATTGCCTGTTTTGGTCTTGAACAAGACTCAATTTGCTCGGGTCTTGGCCTTGATCTCAACCCCCTTTGGACTTGGTCTTAACTCAAACTCGACTGGACCTAGTCTTAGAATTGATTTGGACTCGACTAAGTTGACTCATCATGTCATGTAAATCATTGGCACGTTGTTCTATCCATTAAATGGTATTACATGGCAGGACAAAATTAATTCCCATAGATTTCACAGTAGCAGTAATTGTGAAAACATGCAAGTCTGGATTAGAGATCCTGGATGAGGCTCTGTGTCTGATGGTCTGAACTAAATGACACAGTGATGCAACTATCTGACGAATATTactgttaaaatacaaactaCATTGATTACCTAATGACCTATGCACTAGCTATTAGTTGTACAGTTACTAGTGCATAATACCATGCATAAATAACAGAAATTATCTATGGGAGAGAGTTCAATAGCAAGTCCATGTCTACTCACTTCAGTAAAACAGCGCAGCCGAACACAGTTCCAAAAACAGAAACTGGCAAAATATATTTGCTCATTATTCCCAAATTATGTTGGCGACAAAAtatatcattaaaatgttttaaacacaGAATAACAGCTGATTTGGTAAGGTAACACTCCTCAATCACAAGGTTACATGCGCATGTTTTTAGCGTCATCAACCCTCCTGGTAATTTGACCAACCGTATCGAGCCCAGAGCGAGGAGTAACCTATTGCATTGTGGGAACTGTAGTTCCATTTTGAAATGTAGCATCCCAAACCCTCCAAGCAGTAACCAAGCAACTTCATTTATGGAAGGTTGTTCACACTGGATTTTGTATGCAGCTGAAAAGTAAGAGTTCAGAATCTGAATGATCTGAAATTTATATTCGACCCAGGAGGCTTCACTTTGACAAAATCGACAGTCTTCGGGTGAGTGTCACGTCTAGGCTATGGTAGCTCACTGGAgggaaataaattaaaaaatgtatatcaACAAACCATTGTATGAATGTATGAGTTTTGCCAACTTTTGCCAATTTTAACTGTATTTTCCTTGACATAGGAATGATATGGAAGGACATTAGGTAGGCTACCAGTAAACAGACCCTACTTGAAATGATCTGctgcatgttttcatttctaACCATTACTTCCTTCCTAATGAGATGTAGGAAATCTAGTTAGTTTGGAGAATCTATATTCAATATTGAATATTATTTGATGTTGGTTTTATTTAATCattatcttatttatttttaaccaagGTACTAAAACATAGATTCTGGGAAGGCCCAACAAACTTTATCtcctgtttacatttacattttcggCATTTAGCTGATTGCTCTTATCCAGgctgacttacaatgagtgcactagaataaacttaaattcctagattacCAATATTATAAGGAGTGCGAGGGTCAGGGTGGCATGACAATACTCCTGTGACCAGAGAGTGATCCTGTAAAATAGAAGtggcaagaaaataaaataaaataagagctacagagagagagaagtgattTTTTAAGAGGAATTAGAGTGAGTAGAGGAAGATGATTCTGGGTCCCCCTCCATTTTCCTCTTGTCTCCACACCACCATTATTCCAGCTATGACAAACATCTATGTCTACCCATCCAGGTCAAACACACCTTCCTCCACACATTAATTTACTGATCAATTATCAGACACGTCCATATTTGAAATTATGGGCTTTGGGCACTAATCGTCCAAAGCCCAAACCCACACTTTCACCAGTAATCCCCTACTCAAAATCTGTCTAGGGAGGACAAATTTGTTTTAGTCTGCTAGGCAAATTTAATTCCTGCTTGTTCTAGTTTGTCTcagataacacaacacaacagttgCTCTATCGTGTTTTTGAGAAAGTTTTATTTGCTTGCAGTTTTGTAGATTTCAACCGAACCCTGTTTCAAAACCAGAGCAGTgtgaaacaaaaatgtaaaatatttataaatacACACTTGAGGACCACAAAAAGGCATTTTAGTCCAGACACTTTAGGGTGCCTCCCTCAGCTTGGGGCCCTGGGCAGCCAGTACCCTTATTATCCCCACTACATcgccacagaggagaggagaaggatgtGATTCAGTGGGAGAGGGTGAAGTGACAGTGAGGGACTTtttgaaaagatgagtttttGGCCTGCAGCAAAAGACGGGGAGTGACTCTGCTATTCTGACTGGAGTGGGGAAAGCGGAGGCTGGAGCGAGAGCTACAGTAAGGGACTGGTCTAGGCAGAAAGCAGATCAAGGGCCGGTGTGTAGGGACGGACCGAGGcctggagggaagggggggtgcGGATCCTTTCACAGCCTTTTAAACCATGCAGCACCAGGGTTTTGAATTCAACCCTTACCTCATTTTCTCTGGGGAAATGTTAGTCCAAAGTGGAACAAACTCTCTTGCACTGTCCTAGGAGTTTTAAACTAACTGCCATGTGAAGCACACCTTCATGTACAGCTGAGCTCTCATTTTGGTTTTATCATCTGgtcattttacacatttttagcTCTCTACCAGGGGCGGAGCTCGCCTTTCATGCATATGGGTGCAAGCTATAGCTGTGATCTCTGTCTACCCAACCATGTTATAGGTCTAAAAGTGCAAAAATTTAAATTACAGTTAAAATTCATAGCTATTATGCTACAGAAAATGCAGCGCTAATTCCCAATGACCTGTCCAAATAACaaccataacaacaacaacttgtTTAGCCGAAATTTGGTGGAACTTCATTTAACAGTTTACCAATACCAACCATGTAAGTGCCACAATGTTACagcaacattttcttttcaaaatctgCCATGTTGCACCAACcctacaaattcatttttctatatttcatttttgaaaaattGTCAATGATGATAAAAGTTATAAGAGTGAATGATTCAGAGTCAATGATTGTTCATAAAATGCTATATTTACCTTACCAATATTACTACATTCCAAAGGATTCTCTACATTGTTGGTCAAGGGTGCCAGGCACCCACAGCACCCATTCAAATTCCACTTATGCTCTCTACAGATTTAGCTGGACTCTCCTCCTGCACAAAATAGAGAGTTGGGAAGGAGGATTAAGATTAGTTGAGGAGACCTTGAAGGACCTGCGGCGGAAGGTTTTTTAGAGTCGGTCTAAACAATATTCATACTCATTTATAGGACACAAAAGTATCACTTTACTCTGAATGAAGACAAATTAGAGATCAGAGCCAAAAACAAGGCCAC
Protein-coding regions in this window:
- the LOC139932870 gene encoding retinol dehydrogenase 13-like codes for the protein MSKYILPVSVFGTVFGCAVLLKNHVTGGPCPSKATIKGKTVVITGANTGIGKETARELAKRGGRIIMGCRDMEKCEAAAKEIRGKTLNPHVYACHLDLASVKSIQQFAERVKQEEQHVDILINNAGVMRCPAWRTEDGFDMQFGVNHLGHFLLTNLLLEKLKDSAPSRVINLASLAHILGKIDFDDLNWEKKKFDTKQAYCQSKLANVLFTRELAKRLQGTGVTVNAVHPGVVATDLGRHTGLHQSQFSSSVLSPFFSLLVKGPELGAQPSVYLAVAEELEGVTGRYYDVMTEKEPAPQALDEEAARRLWEVSSRLVGLEEERGRAGEPDPPPEGQSKTPQMNPAHTHGQSRGPSPAPAGRVTEPQVQASSE